The genomic stretch CGACGGGAGACTATGTCGCAGTGGATGGCGTCGTATCTGAGTCCCGCCCAGTTGGAGACGAAGTTGAAGGCCCACCAGGCGCTGTCTCTGCTGAACAGAGAGGTGTCGCAGGTCTCCACCGAATCCGGAAGAGACTCCACCCCTACGAAGAAAGGCATGAACACCGTGTCAGCCGGTTTGTCCAGCCCTAGCCACATTATCCCTCCTATAGGATCGGGGAGCCAGCCCCTGGCCTGGTTTACGAAGGCATAGCCGCAGTAGGTCACAGAGATAGGACGCTCCCAGGCTCCGTCGAGCTTGCGTTTCGGGTCTCCCACGTCGCCCTTTCCGTCGTATGGTCCGTAGAAGCGGTCGGGGTATCCGAAGGGTCCTGCCGCCACTCCCTTGGTCAGGTCGAACTCGGTGCCCTCGTAACGGTCCCTATGTATGGCCATGACGTCACGGACCGACAGCTTTTTATCCGGCTTGATCGAGAAGGGATAGGCCTTCGTGTATCCGTCCTCCACCCAGGGGGACAGCCCCAGGGAGGGAGCGGCCAGGGAGAAGGCCCGCCAGACCCGGCGCAGGGAGTAGTACGGATGGTTGTACTCCCCAAGGCTCACGGTTCTGAGCCAATCCAAAGGCCCGTCGGAGGGCTTCCACCAGCCGTGTTTCTTTGCCACGGGAAATAGTTCCTTTCCCACCATCATGTCCGGATCGTCCCGGTCCACCTCGCGGATGCGAAACTCGTTGGCTCCGACGAACATCTCTCCGTCCGGCACCCTCTTGGCGACCCAGAGCCCGCCGGTACCCTCCGGAGAGGGGGCCATCTCCATTATCCAGCCCTCTTCCGTGTCGGCCACTGGAAGGGTCTCGCCCGTTCCGTAGTAGCCGTATTCCTCTATGAGGGATCCCATGAGGGCTATGGCCTCTCTGGCGGTGCGGCATCTCTCCAAGGCCACACGGGAGAGCTCGGAGGAATAGAAGATCCTCTTCCCCGGCTCGGGCTTTGCCGTGATCTTGGCCCCGTCGGTACACTCTCCAAACATCAGCTGATGCTCGTTCATTATGCCGTAGTTGCCGTCGAAATAGGCGTAGGTGTGGGAAACCTGAGGGATGGTTCCGAGGGCGATAGACGGCTCATCTCCCATATAGGCCGGTCCTCTTCTGTCGGTTATCATTCTGGGATAGAGGAAACACCGATACTCGGGGAACTCTCCCATGGCCGCCGCTGAACAGTAGACGGCTCTGGTCTCCCCCTCCTCGTGATCCATGGCGGGAACGTAGACGATCCTCTGATCCATGAGATCGTTATCGTCCGAGTGAGACACCACGACCGACCCGTCCTCCGTCGCCCCCTTGGTAATCAGCATAGTCGTACAGCCGATGGCGGACGAAACGGTCAGCAAGGTCAACAGGAAAACGACAAACACAGTCGACACCGTAATTTTCTTCACGACAACCCCTCCTTGTACCTAAAATTAAAAATCATATTCGGATCGTTCTTCATTATATGCCCAATAGCCATCGACGCAAAATGCCCAAAAACCAGACAAAGACGAATCAAATCTTACATATCCATACAATAGGACACAAAACCTTGACTGCCTATTATATCAGTAAGAAGATAGTTTTGACTTTGGTCAACAGTCTTAATTATTGAAGGAGGAATTTTTTTGAGTACTTCGGAGGAAACGAAGAAAGAGCCTATTCGCAGGCTACCCGAAGAGGCCTACGAGGTGATGGACGGGGATCAATATCCGCCCTATGTCTCATCGGAGAAGAAGATACCGGAGCTGACCTTCAGGGCCATCTCTCTCGGCTTTATCCTTTCCATCGTCCTGGGAGCAGCCAACGCCTATCTGGGTCTCAAGGTCGGCATGACAGTATCGGCGTCCATACCGGCGGCGGTCATCTCGATGGGCATAATGAGGGGAATCCTCAAGAAGGGGACCATCCTGGAGAACAACATAGTCCAGACAATAGCGTCCTCCGGCGAGTCCCTGGCAGCGGGGGTCATCTTCACCGTGCCGGCCCTTTACATACTGGCCCGAACCAACCCTCAGCTGGTACCCCCCAAGCTGATCACCGTAACCCTCATGTCCGCCCTGGGAGGGCTGCTGGGACTGCTCTTCATGATCCCCCTGAGACGTTTCCTGATCGTCAAGGAACACGGGAACATCCCCTACCCCGAGGGAGCCGCCTGCGCCGAGGTCCTCGTTGCGGGCGAGGTCGGAGGAGCCCCGGCCAAGACATTGTTCGCCTCTCTCGGTCTGGCAGGAGTGTATCGTTTCGCCCAGGCGGGAATGAAGATCTTCCCCGAGGAGATCGAGTGGGGCATCAAGGGCTTCACCGGAGCCCATATAGGCGCCGACATATTCCCATCCCTCATGGGTGTGGGCTTCATCGTCGGTCGCAGGATAGCCACCATTATGCTCGTCGGAGGCGTGGTCGCCTGGCTGGGAGTCATCCCCCTGATAGAGTTCTTCGGAAGACACTCGGCCGACGCCATCTTCCCGGCGGCTACGGCCATTTCGGAGCTCGGAGTGTGGGGGATATGGAATAAATACATCCGCTACGTCGGAGCCGGAGCGGTTGCTTTCGGAGGACTCCTCAGCTTCGTGGAAGCCCTTCCCACCATTATCAACAGCTTCAAGGCCGTCATGAAACGCTCCAAGAACGACGACGGGACGCCGGAGAGAAGGACTCAGCAGGACCTTCCCGGAAAGATCGTCACATGGGGATCCCTTTTGGTCGCCGTGTCCATGCTCTTCGTACTTCCCATAGACAACACCGTCGCCAGGATAGTGTCCGCCATAGCGGTGGTCGTCTTCGGCTTCTTCTTCGTGACGGTCTCCAGCCGGATCGTCGGTCTGGTAGGAAGCTCCAACAACCCGGTGTCCGGGATGACCATAGCCACCCTTCTGTTGACGGCCATTCTGGTCAAACTCGGTGGGATCTCCGGCATAGAGGGAATACTGGCGAGCCTCACGGCGGGATCGGTGGTCTGTATCGCCCTGGCCTGCGCCGGAGATATGTCTCAGGACCTCAAGACCGGATTCCTTGTCGGATCCACCCCCAAGTATCAGCAGATCGGGGAGATGATCGGAACCGTAGCCGCCGCGCTGGTGATAGGGCTCGTCCTTATAATGCTGGACAGCACCTACGGTTTCGGCTCCAAGGAGCTCCCGGCTCCCCAGGCGGGGTTGATGGCCATGGTCGTCCAGGGGATATTCCAGGGAGACCTGCCCTGGACCCTGGTGTGGATCGGAGCGGCTTTGGGACTCTGCGCCAGACTGGTCCAGATCCCGGTTCTTCCCTTCGGCATCGGCCTGTAT from Dethiosulfovibrio russensis encodes the following:
- a CDS encoding dipeptidase, whose protein sequence is MKKITVSTVFVVFLLTLLTVSSAIGCTTMLITKGATEDGSVVVSHSDDNDLMDQRIVYVPAMDHEEGETRAVYCSAAAMGEFPEYRCFLYPRMITDRRGPAYMGDEPSIALGTIPQVSHTYAYFDGNYGIMNEHQLMFGECTDGAKITAKPEPGKRIFYSSELSRVALERCRTAREAIALMGSLIEEYGYYGTGETLPVADTEEGWIMEMAPSPEGTGGLWVAKRVPDGEMFVGANEFRIREVDRDDPDMMVGKELFPVAKKHGWWKPSDGPLDWLRTVSLGEYNHPYYSLRRVWRAFSLAAPSLGLSPWVEDGYTKAYPFSIKPDKKLSVRDVMAIHRDRYEGTEFDLTKGVAAGPFGYPDRFYGPYDGKGDVGDPKRKLDGAWERPISVTYCGYAFVNQARGWLPDPIGGIMWLGLDKPADTVFMPFFVGVESLPDSVETCDTSLFSRDSAWWAFNFVSNWAGLRYDAIHCDIVSRREALETGFLEKLKEVEKDAMEINRNNPEKLAGFLTSFCDENAGRTVDGWWNFSEELIVKYDDGFINVGQMGTQAGYPMEWLKTTSWPEGPTEYGKR
- a CDS encoding OPT family oligopeptide transporter gives rise to the protein MSTSEETKKEPIRRLPEEAYEVMDGDQYPPYVSSEKKIPELTFRAISLGFILSIVLGAANAYLGLKVGMTVSASIPAAVISMGIMRGILKKGTILENNIVQTIASSGESLAAGVIFTVPALYILARTNPQLVPPKLITVTLMSALGGLLGLLFMIPLRRFLIVKEHGNIPYPEGAACAEVLVAGEVGGAPAKTLFASLGLAGVYRFAQAGMKIFPEEIEWGIKGFTGAHIGADIFPSLMGVGFIVGRRIATIMLVGGVVAWLGVIPLIEFFGRHSADAIFPAATAISELGVWGIWNKYIRYVGAGAVAFGGLLSFVEALPTIINSFKAVMKRSKNDDGTPERRTQQDLPGKIVTWGSLLVAVSMLFVLPIDNTVARIVSAIAVVVFGFFFVTVSSRIVGLVGSSNNPVSGMTIATLLLTAILVKLGGISGIEGILASLTAGSVVCIALACAGDMSQDLKTGFLVGSTPKYQQIGEMIGTVAAALVIGLVLIMLDSTYGFGSKELPAPQAGLMAMVVQGIFQGDLPWTLVWIGAALGLCARLVQIPVLPFGIGLYLPVHLSVPIFFGSLIREAVMKKFPKGHEKHKPALETGMLISSGFVAGDALVGLLAAFLAYVGVADKIAVGGPLSASGIGGLALFMVLALYMYRKCCTAEAD